The Cupriavidus necator DNA window CGGCTGGTCGACCCGCTGGAGATGGCCTTGCCCGACCTGGGCCTGGTCGTGCTGCAGGATGCCGAAACCGCCGAGCAGATGTTCGTCGACACGCACGACCCGGCCTTCCGCAAACGCTTCGCCGCCGCCGCCCAGGCGCGCGAGGACGAATTGCGCCTGGCCTTCACCCAGGCCGGCGTGGCGTGCCTGACGCTGTCGACCTACGCCCGCCTGGACCTGGCCCTGCTGCACTTCACCCGCCGGCGCCGCCACCGTCAAGGTGCCGCCGCAACAGCAAAGCAGGAGAACGGACCCAAGGAGGCAGCATGACCGATGCCATAAGCCGGCTACCCGTCTTCAGCTTCCTGTGGCCAGGCATGCTGTGGCTGCTCGCGCTCGCCCTCGTGCTGTCCGCTGGCTACGTATGGCTCGACAGGCGCCGGCGCCACGCCACGGTGCACTATCCCACCCTGAAATCCGTCGGCGTTGCCATCAGGGGCGGTGCGACCTTGCGCCGCCACGTGCCGCCCATGCTGCTCCTGCTGGCCCTGGCCGCGCTGACCTTCGCCATCGCCCGACCCCAGGCAGTGATGATGCTGCCCTCGCACATCGAGACCGTGGTCGTGGTCATCGATCTGTCCGGCAGCATGCGCGCGCAGGATATCCAGCCCAGCCGCATCCGCGCCGCCCAGCAAGCGGCCAAGGTTCTACTCGACACACTGCCCGCGGGCGTCAGCGCGGGAGTAGTCGCGATGGCCGGCACCGCCGCCGTGGCACAGGCGCCCAGCCGCAGCAAGGATGCCGCGGCCACGGCGATCGACCGCCTCAAGCCGCAAGGCGGCACCGCGCTGGGCAATGGCCTGCTCATCGCGCTGACGACGCTGCTGCCGCAGACGGCTGGTGACGCCGAGCGCCTCATGAACGGCGACACCACGCCGCTGCAAAAGCCGGACGCATCCCACAGCGGCGAAGCCGTGACGCCCGGCTCTTATCCCTCCGGGGCGATCGTCCTGTTTTCCGACGGTGAAAGCAACACCGGCCCGGCCGCGACGCAGGCGGCGCAGCTTGCCGCGGCGCACGGCGTGCGCGTTTATACCGTCGGGGTTGGCACGACCGACGGTGTGGTGCTCTCGGTCGATGGCTGGTCGGCACGCGTCAGGCTGGATGAGAAGGTGTTGAAGGAAGTCGCCAATGCGACAGGGGCAGAGTATTTCCCGCTTGCGGATGCCGCGCAACTGAAGAGGGTGTACCGGGCGCTCAATATGCGGCTGACGTTTGGCAAGCGCGAACAGGTTGAAA harbors:
- a CDS encoding VWA domain-containing protein — protein: MTDAISRLPVFSFLWPGMLWLLALALVLSAGYVWLDRRRRHATVHYPTLKSVGVAIRGGATLRRHVPPMLLLLALAALTFAIARPQAVMMLPSHIETVVVVIDLSGSMRAQDIQPSRIRAAQQAAKVLLDTLPAGVSAGVVAMAGTAAVAQAPSRSKDAAATAIDRLKPQGGTALGNGLLIALTTLLPQTAGDAERLMNGDTTPLQKPDASHSGEAVTPGSYPSGAIVLFSDGESNTGPAATQAAQLAAAHGVRVYTVGVGTTDGVVLSVDGWSARVRLDEKVLKEVANATGAEYFPLADAAQLKRVYRALNMRLTFGKREQVEITAFFAALGALLATCAGLLSLWWFGRVM